AAAACGGAAGCGCGAAAATGGAAGATAGAGGTAACGGGCCTGCTGCACAACCGTGTGCAATACTCGGAGGCGGTGAAATATTATGTAGATATCACTCCGGAGGAAGACCAGCAGCAGAACCAGCGCATGGCATCCAGCTTCAATACCGGTAAGCGGCCAAGTAAGATCGGGCGGCCTACTAAGAAGGAGCGCCGCGACCTGGACGGCTTCATGGTGAACGAAGAGGAAGAATAATCCTGTGTTTCTTCGCCTTTTCTCTTAATTTCGCACATTCAATCATTAAATCGATGCCAAAAACGCAAAGCGATGTTTTGTCTGCCAGCACCCTGGTGAAAGTGGCGGAAGAATTTGGTACCCCCGTGTACATCTATCATGCTGAGAAAATTAAAACCCAGTATACCAAGCTGAAACAGGCGTTCGCGAAGTCGGACACCCGCTTCTTCTATGCCTGTAAGGCACTTACCAACATCAACATCCTGCGCTATATGAACTCGCTGGGCTGCGGTCTGGACACAGTTTCTATCCAGGAAGTGGAATTGGGCCTGCGTGCGGGTTTTGATCCGAAGAATATCATTTTTACGCCTAACTGTGTGGACCTGCAGGAGATTATTGCAGCCAAGGAGCTGGGTGTAAACATCAATATCGATAATATTTCGATCCTGGAGCAATTCGGGAACACGTTCGGTGGCAGCTATCCAATCTGCATCCGCCTGAACCCGCACATCATGGCGGGCGGGAACTTCAAGATCTCTACCGGCCACGTGGACAGCAAATTCGGTATTTCCATTCACCAGATCCGCCACATCGAGCGCATCGTGAAATCGACCAAACTGAAAGTAACCGGTTTGCATATGCACACAGGTTCCGAGATCAAGGACGTGGATGTGTTTTTGCGTGGTGTGGAGATCATGTTTGAAATGACCGAACATTTTCCGGACCTGGAAAGCATTGACCTGGGCAGCGGCTTTAAAGTAGCTTACCAGCCTGGTGATCCTGAAACAGACATCGACTTGCTGGGCGAAAAACTCACTGAGGCGTTCAATAAATTTTCTGCGAAATACAAACGTCCGCTGCAATTGTGGTTCGAACCAGGAAAGTACCTGGTAAGCCAGTGCGGTTACTTTGTAGTGAAAGCTAACGTGATCAAACAAACGACGGCAACTGTATTTGTTGGGGTGAACTCCGGTTTTAACCACCTGATACGCCCGATGTTTTACGATAGCTTCCACCTGATCCGCAACATTTCCAACCCGCAGGGTACCGAACGCATTTATACCGTAGTGGGGAATATTTGCGAAACCGACACCTTCGGCTGGGATCGTAAGATTACCGAAGTGCGCGAAGGCGATTTCCTGGTGTTCTATAACGCCGGCGCCTATGGATTTGAAATGTCATCTAACTTCAACTCCCGCCTGAAACCGGCGGAAGTGATGATCAAAGATGGCAAACCGCACCTGATCCGCAAACGCGATACGATCGACGACCTGCTGAAAAACCAGGTAGAAATCGCTTTGTAAATGGGCACACCGGAGCGGGTACACGAAGAACTGAGATCGCAGGGATATGCACTGGCAGACAGCTTTAGTTTTCGTGAGATGTTACAGCCGGTACGGGAAGGCTTTGGAGCGAACAATGCGTTCGTTCGTGCATTCAAGCTGATCACAATTTTATTCTTTTTGATAACAACTGCTTCAGTCGCCAGGTGCCTGGTACTGAAGCAGTTGTCGTTTTGGGCGGCAGTGGGTTACGTTGTCCTGGGCGTGTTACTCACTGCCGTACTTATTCCCTTACACGAATGGATACACGGGCTGGCGTTTAAGTATTATGGTGCAAAGGATGTGCGCTATGGCGTCATCTGGCGCTACCTCGTTTTTTACGCCGTTGCTCATCTACAGGTACTGGGGGCGCGGCAATATTACCGGATCGGACTGGCACCTTTCGTCGCAATTTCTTTAACCGGGTTGATGGTGATCCCCTGGTGTGCGCCTGCCTGGCAGTTGGCACTCATGGGAACTTTATGTTTTCATACTCTGTGTTGTGTAGGCGACTTCGGGTTATGTGCTTACTTCCTCAAACATGTTGATAGCGAGCCGCTTACGTTCGATGATGCCGTTGCGGGCAGGAGTTATATCTATTTGAAAAAAAGCGCGGAATCGTAATTTTGTGTACCTTTGTCCCCACACACTTCACTGTTTAACAGATCTGATTAGTTTTCCTACCGGCTGCTACTTGTAATGCTTTAGAGGGGTATTGAATAATACCTGGCATTTATTACATTTTTTATATGAAAACGTTGACTGCACATCCCACGCTTTTCAAAGATGATCTGTTAGTTGATACGCAGGTTTCTTTCGGCCCATTCCTTCGGTTTCTGAAGGATAAGGTAGTTAGTTCCTCGGGTGCGACCGCCTCTTTCTATCAACTCATTATCGATAAGTTTGAGAGTAATCCCGCCCTGTCCGGACCGATCGACATTAAAGCCGAGTCCGAGAAATACAGGGACTATTTCGACCTGGTGATATCGACAGTGTTTCCCATTACCAATAACGAAAAGAAAGACATTTACGCGATCGGTATGCCGTACCGGTTTATGCTGTTTCACTATAGCCAGATGTTTCATGACACCTTCTCCGTAAAGGGCGAAGAGCTAAGGGCCGTGCCGGCAGGCATGTCGCTGGACAAGGTGAAGAAAGACAAGCTGGTATGGCTTTACAAGCTGATACTGGAACGCCTGTACGATTTCCCTGTGAAGCAGGAAAATGAAATGGTGCATGCGATTGTAAACCCGGAAACGGGCGTGAAGCGTTACGTGAAGGTATTTATCGACTCGCGTTTTGTAGATATTAAGGTGAAAGGCGAGCTGCCTGTATTCGACTGCGGCGAGGCCTGCAAAATGGCCATCAAACAACGCAGCATCAGCCGTCTGCAGGAACTGTTACCGCTGGAATTGTTCCAGCTGGAAGGTTTTGTCGTATGGTCAGTGCAAGACATTACGGAGCAGGAAGTAATGGCCGGCATTAAAAATATGGTGCTGGACCTTCGCGCCGGTAATGAAGAAGAAAATTACCTTCAGCTGCAGGACTACCTGCAATCGCTGCTCAGCATCAAGGACGTAAACGTAAATGTGATACCGTTCCTAAAGGTGAATAACAAATGGGTGGTAGAGGAATGCTCCTGCAATTCGAGCATCCTGATGGGCAATGCGCGCAACGAGTCGGAGCGACAGAGCCTGTATCTCCAGCTGCTGGAACATCTTACCCAAAATAAAGAACCGCTGGTACTGTCGAAAGTTACCCGCGATGTGGCGCAGGTGTACGGGTTCATGAAATACTTGCCGTTGAATGGCATCAACAGTTATATACTGCTGCCTGTTCACCACGAAAACGATATGCTCGGCGTGCTGGAAATTTCTTCCGCTACACCAGAAGTATTGGATTATGACGTGATGATGCAACTAACGCCGGTGTATCCAAGCATTGCCTTGTTATTGCGCCGCTCGCGCCAGATCGCGAATGAGCGTATAGGGGAAGTGATCAAGGAGAAGTTTACAGCCCTGCAACCTGCGGTGGAATGGAAATTTACGGAGGCTGCCTGGGATTACCTGGCCAATGATGCCAAAGAGATCGGTAACATTCGTTTCGAAGGTGTACAGCCTTTATACGGCGCAATCGACATCCGTAATTCAAGCATCGAACGTGGTACGGCCATCCGCGAGGACTTGCGGGAACAACTGCAACTGATCGCACAGACGTTCGTTGACATTAACGGACAAATAAAACTGCCTTTGCTCGAGGAGTTGCAGTATAAAAATAATGTGCTGCTCAACAGCATCGGCGATACCTTGTTCGCTGAAGATGAAGTGCGCATCAACGACTTCCTGGACCAGGAGATTGCACCTACATTGCAGCACCTGTACGAGGGCTATCCGACTCTAAAAGAGGTGCTGGAGAGTTATTTTAGCAAAGTCGACAAAGAAAGCGGTCACGTTTTTCACCATCGCCGGGAGTACGAAGATAGCCTGGGACAGATCAATACTGTCGTTAATGCTTACCTCGAAAACGAGCGCGAGGCGGTACAGGAATCCTTCCCATGTTACTTCGAAAAATATCGTACGGACGGCGTGGAATACAATATTTATATCGGACAATCTATTGCGCCGGATAAAAAATTCGACTTGTTGTACCTGCGCAACCTGCGCCTGTGGCAGCTTACATCGATGGCGGCCATTGCGCGCGAAACGCATAAATTATCGCCGACGTTAAAGGTGCCGTTGCAGACGACACAGCTCATTCTCGTACACAGTAACCCGATCGAGATCAGCTTCCGAAAGGACGAGCGCCGGTTTGATGTGGAAGGTGCCTACAATATCCGTTACGAGATCATGAAGAAGCGTATTGACAAAGTACGCATTCGCGAAACGAAACAAAGGCTTACGCAGCCGGGTACTATCGCTCTAGTGTATTCCTACGCGAGAGAGGCGGATGAATATCGTAAGTACATCGAATTCCTTCAAAATAAAAACATACTGAAACCTGGTATTGAAATGCTGGAACTGGAAGAACTGCAGGGCATCAGTGGTTTGAAAGCGATGAGGGTAGAAATTAATTTTGAGTAAGTAGAGAATAAAATAAAAATCCCCTGGCGTGTAATGTGCCAGGGGATTTTTTTATGCACATACGTTGACCTGTTAAAACTTAAATCCGAGCGAGAAGTAAGGCAGCAAGCCTTCTTTGGAGTGCGCCAGTTCTGCCGTAATAATGAACATATTAATCGGTGAGAGATAGAAGCCACCGCCGTAGCCATCGTGCCAGGAGCTTGACTTTTCATCGGGCACCCATACCCGGCCTACGTCGTTGAAGCCGATGAGGCCGACCGTGGCGGGCAGCACCCGCGTGCTGAACTGGAACAACTTTAACCTGAACTCCGTATTGTTATACGCCATCGTACGACCGGCAAAACGGTTATTGCGGAAGCCCCGCAGGTTGCTGTTGCTACCCAGCGATAGCGCCTGGAAGTATTCATAACTTCCCCAGGTGTGGCCGGCACCGAATCTTGTTACGACTACGAAGTTCGCCGGTTCGCGGAAGGACAGGTACAAGCTCAGGTCCGACTTCAGCTGCGAATAATTACGGCTGAAGTCATTGAGTCCGACGTTGCCTGTAAGCGTCGTGGTCCAGTGAATGCCGCGCGATGGGATCAACGTATTGTTACGTGTGTCTATCTCCAGCCGCAACTTGCCGCCCGCGTGGTATTTATGCTGGTTAATGCTGAACGAATCAAGTTTGTTATCATCGAAGTTGTTGATGTAACGATCGTCATTGTCCTGCCTGTCGAATGAATATACATTTACGGTCGGGCCATATGCGACGTTGATTTTGTTGCCAAGTTTGGTGCTCAGCAACACATCGGCGGTGTAGTAATTAAAGCGCGTACGGTAGTATTGAATCGGCTTTTCCGTTACCTCTTTATCGAACTTTGTATCGTTACCCAGCCCGAAGAAGTTGATCGTATTATGTGGTGCGCGTGCGCGGCCATCCACCAGCAGGTCGGTGCGGCCAATTACATCGGTGAAATGCCCGTTGTAATGGAAGTTATAAGCCTGCGTAGCGATGGCATGGCTGAAAGTGAGCGTTTGCTTCGACTTGAACGGCAGTTTGCGAAATCCGTGATTTGTGTATTGCACACCAGCGCCGAGTGATATACCATCATCGAGGTTGTAGGCGGCGAAAACTAAGGGCACCACTTTATCATACAAAAATGCTTTACGGTTGTATTCAATAATTGCCGGGTCCGACGACAAGCGCAGGCGTGCGTTGCGATGCGCCATGTTGAACGAGTCGCTGCCATTATTAAGGTCGTAAATCTGTACGCGTTTACCGAAGTGGCCGTTAGTACTGTCGATATACGTATCAGCATCTTTACCACCGATCATACGGATGCGGATGGGGGAGCGGTGGTCTCCATATAATTCGAACCGGTCTTTACCACCGAGGCTGAACAGTCGTATTTCTTTGGTCACCTTGGGGTCGAAGGTGCGTTTATAAAGCGTCTGCTCCACATCACCGCTTTTGGCAATCTTCGAAACCTTCACCTTCACCTTGCCGTCATCCAGCCTTTCCACCTGGAACAGTTCATGCTTTTCGCTGCCTGTCACATCAACACCTTTCGAAATAAAGCGATAATGCTTCAGCGCCTGTTCCTCAAGGATGGCTCTGCGGGCTTTCAGCACGTCGTACGTGCGCGCGGTAGCCGGCAGGTGTTCAATAC
This genomic interval from Chitinophaga horti contains the following:
- a CDS encoding DUF3267 domain-containing protein — its product is MGTPERVHEELRSQGYALADSFSFREMLQPVREGFGANNAFVRAFKLITILFFLITTASVARCLVLKQLSFWAAVGYVVLGVLLTAVLIPLHEWIHGLAFKYYGAKDVRYGVIWRYLVFYAVAHLQVLGARQYYRIGLAPFVAISLTGLMVIPWCAPAWQLALMGTLCFHTLCCVGDFGLCAYFLKHVDSEPLTFDDAVAGRSYIYLKKSAES
- the lysA gene encoding diaminopimelate decarboxylase, which encodes MPKTQSDVLSASTLVKVAEEFGTPVYIYHAEKIKTQYTKLKQAFAKSDTRFFYACKALTNINILRYMNSLGCGLDTVSIQEVELGLRAGFDPKNIIFTPNCVDLQEIIAAKELGVNINIDNISILEQFGNTFGGSYPICIRLNPHIMAGGNFKISTGHVDSKFGISIHQIRHIERIVKSTKLKVTGLHMHTGSEIKDVDVFLRGVEIMFEMTEHFPDLESIDLGSGFKVAYQPGDPETDIDLLGEKLTEAFNKFSAKYKRPLQLWFEPGKYLVSQCGYFVVKANVIKQTTATVFVGVNSGFNHLIRPMFYDSFHLIRNISNPQGTERIYTVVGNICETDTFGWDRKITEVREGDFLVFYNAGAYGFEMSSNFNSRLKPAEVMIKDGKPHLIRKRDTIDDLLKNQVEIAL
- a CDS encoding RNA-binding S4 domain-containing protein gives rise to the protein MSNEKLRVDKYLWSIRIFKTRTMAAAACDSGKVKLNGTAVKAAKQVSLGDQYEIKTEARKWKIEVTGLLHNRVQYSEAVKYYVDITPEEDQQQNQRMASSFNTGKRPSKIGRPTKKERRDLDGFMVNEEEE